A section of the Chryseobacterium scophthalmum genome encodes:
- a CDS encoding ATP-binding protein, with translation MEPEQIQKLFTHLEEVITWRINNASEDFNVGAPEFKANEHEGFQLGDYISVKALTHQEVVILLMALLPRLDPSLLKRIFLEFPNSTLFDYCSSSDNGRLFNPTIQAVQYILGGENISERLKVLDYFSPKSVLIKEELIAFSSSAHEHAPMNSQLNVHQEAFNTLIFGVELLPKMSNDFPAELLHTDRSWNDLILPQITLNELQTIEDWYNSSQILMEDWNMQKKLKPGFRVLFYGEPGTGKTLAASLLGKYTERPVFRVDVSMLVSKYIGETEKQLAKLFDKAENKNWILFFDEADAIFGKRTSVKDAHDKYANQEVSYLLQRIETFSGLIILASNFKNNMDKAFTRRFHSCIKFNNPKHEERLRIWQQNLPEQLQLEEINLNQIAKRYELTGSNIMNVIQDVSLKTIASKDADYKVSVEMLLESIKKEYVKEDKIFT, from the coding sequence ATGGAACCAGAACAAATACAAAAATTATTTACTCATTTAGAAGAGGTTATTACATGGCGTATCAACAATGCTTCAGAAGATTTTAATGTAGGAGCGCCCGAATTTAAAGCTAATGAGCATGAAGGCTTTCAATTAGGAGATTATATTTCAGTTAAAGCACTTACACATCAGGAAGTTGTGATTCTTTTAATGGCTTTATTACCACGATTAGATCCGTCATTGCTGAAACGCATTTTTTTAGAATTTCCAAATAGTACGCTGTTTGATTATTGTTCGAGCAGTGATAATGGCAGACTTTTTAATCCTACCATTCAGGCTGTTCAATATATTTTGGGGGGAGAAAATATTTCAGAACGATTGAAAGTGCTGGATTATTTCAGTCCAAAATCGGTTTTAATTAAAGAAGAACTTATTGCATTTTCAAGTTCAGCTCATGAGCATGCACCAATGAATAGCCAGTTAAATGTTCATCAGGAAGCTTTTAATACTTTAATTTTCGGAGTAGAATTATTGCCAAAAATGAGCAACGATTTCCCTGCAGAATTATTACACACCGATAGATCGTGGAATGATTTAATACTTCCTCAAATCACGTTAAACGAACTTCAAACTATTGAAGACTGGTACAACAGCAGCCAAATCTTGATGGAAGATTGGAACATGCAGAAAAAACTCAAACCGGGTTTCAGAGTGTTATTTTACGGAGAACCGGGAACCGGAAAAACTCTTGCAGCGAGCCTTTTAGGAAAATATACGGAGCGTCCTGTTTTCAGGGTTGATGTTTCTATGTTGGTCTCAAAATATATCGGAGAAACTGAAAAACAATTGGCTAAATTATTTGACAAAGCCGAAAATAAAAACTGGATCCTATTTTTTGATGAGGCAGATGCTATTTTCGGAAAGCGAACGTCTGTAAAAGATGCTCATGATAAATATGCAAATCAGGAAGTTTCTTACCTGTTACAGCGAATAGAAACGTTTTCTGGACTAATTATTTTGGCATCCAACTTTAAAAATAATATGGATAAAGCCTTTACAAGACGTTTTCATAGCTGCATTAAATTTAATAATCCAAAACATGAAGAACGTTTGCGTATCTGGCAACAAAATTTACCGGAACAACTTCAGCTTGAAGAGATTAATTTAAACCAAATTGCCAAACGATACGAACTTACCGGTTCTAACATTATGAATGTCATACAGGATGTGAGTTTAAAAACAATCGCATCCAAAGATGCTGATTACAAAGTAAGCGTAGAGATGCTTTTAGAAAGTATCAAAAAAGAATACGTGAAAGAAGACAAAATATTTACGTAA
- a CDS encoding lysozyme → MKTSQKGINLILSFEGFSSKPYLDSAGIPTIGYGNTYYPGGKKVTMKDPSIRKEKGAELFSSVLPTYEKIVKNKIKIMLTQNQFDALVSHTYNTGGSDTLFSLINKKANSETIKDWFTSRYTTAGGKTLNGLIRRRKAEADLFFAK, encoded by the coding sequence ATGAAAACATCACAAAAAGGAATCAATCTGATTTTATCATTTGAAGGATTCAGTTCCAAACCTTATCTGGATTCAGCAGGAATCCCGACAATCGGCTATGGAAATACGTATTATCCGGGTGGAAAAAAAGTAACCATGAAAGATCCTTCCATCAGAAAAGAAAAAGGAGCAGAATTATTTTCATCTGTTTTACCAACGTATGAAAAAATAGTTAAGAATAAAATTAAAATTATGCTTACACAAAATCAATTTGATGCTCTTGTATCTCACACTTATAATACGGGAGGTTCTGATACTTTATTTTCTTTAATCAATAAAAAAGCAAATTCAGAAACCATTAAAGATTGGTTTACTTCGAGATATACTACCGCTGGAGGAAAGACTTTAAACGGTTTAATCCGAAGAAGAAAAGCTGAAGCGGATTTGTTTTTTGCAAAATAA